The following proteins come from a genomic window of Phnomibacter ginsenosidimutans:
- a CDS encoding alpha-ketoacid dehydrogenase subunit alpha/beta, whose amino-acid sequence MMYDRKQWSDDELIDIYQQLLLPRMIEEKMLVLLRQGKISKWFSGIGQEAIACGVTHALQQDEWIMPLHRNLGVFTGRHMPLSTLFKQWQGNKDGYSKGRERSFHFGSAAHHVCGMISHLGPQLALADGVALAYKLKGEAKVAVAFSGDGGTSEGDFHEALNVAAVWDLPVIFIVENNGYGLSTPTNEQFRCAQIADKAKGYGMEGITIDGNNILTVIDTLKGVREYCIKEQKPYLVECMTFRMRGHEEASGTKYVPQHLFDEWKKKDPVENFEFYLQQTGVINAQQIDALKQNLKAHIEAELTKAYDTAEMMPDEQEELADVYAPVKPMPVPAVSPTSLITDSNNSRFIDGIRDGLYQSMQVHTNLVLMGQDIAEYGGAFKITEGFVQEFGKARVRNTPLCESAIVGSALGLSLEGYKSMMEMQFADFVTVGFNQIINNLAKIYYRWGQNADVVIRMPTGAGVGAGPFHSQSNEAWFTHTPGLKVVYPSTPADAKGLMIAAINDPNPVMFFEHKALYRSVSGYVPSHYYEVEIGKARVVQEGDDISIITYGSGVHWAMEYQQRHMNVSLHILDLRSLLPLDYSAIREAVQATGKVLILHEDNLLGGIGGEISAWISEHCFDMLDAPVVRCASLDTPIPFNIELEQQYLAKSRLDAAVKKLMKY is encoded by the coding sequence ATGATGTACGACCGCAAACAATGGAGTGATGACGAACTCATAGACATATACCAGCAACTGCTGCTGCCCCGCATGATAGAAGAAAAAATGCTGGTGCTGCTGCGGCAGGGAAAAATCAGCAAATGGTTTAGTGGCATTGGTCAGGAAGCCATTGCCTGCGGTGTAACACATGCGCTGCAGCAAGATGAATGGATTATGCCGCTGCACCGCAATCTCGGTGTGTTTACTGGCCGGCACATGCCGCTCTCAACATTATTCAAGCAATGGCAGGGCAATAAAGACGGTTACAGCAAAGGCCGTGAAAGAAGCTTTCACTTTGGTAGTGCAGCGCATCATGTATGCGGAATGATTAGTCACCTGGGCCCGCAACTGGCTTTGGCAGATGGTGTGGCATTGGCCTACAAACTGAAAGGCGAAGCTAAAGTAGCCGTGGCATTTAGCGGTGATGGTGGAACAAGCGAAGGTGATTTTCACGAAGCACTGAACGTAGCCGCCGTGTGGGATTTGCCTGTGATTTTTATTGTAGAAAACAATGGCTACGGATTGAGTACGCCTACCAACGAACAGTTTCGCTGTGCACAAATAGCTGATAAAGCCAAAGGCTACGGCATGGAAGGCATCACTATCGACGGCAACAATATATTGACCGTTATAGATACGCTGAAAGGAGTGCGGGAGTATTGCATCAAAGAGCAAAAGCCTTACCTCGTAGAATGCATGACATTTAGAATGCGAGGCCACGAAGAGGCCAGTGGTACCAAATATGTGCCGCAGCATTTGTTTGATGAATGGAAGAAAAAAGATCCGGTGGAGAATTTTGAATTCTACTTGCAGCAAACGGGTGTGATAAACGCACAACAGATTGATGCACTCAAACAAAACCTGAAAGCACACATAGAAGCAGAACTCACCAAGGCGTATGATACTGCAGAAATGATGCCCGATGAACAAGAGGAACTCGCAGATGTTTACGCACCTGTAAAGCCGATGCCAGTACCAGCTGTCAGCCCTACATCATTGATTACCGACAGCAACAACAGCCGGTTTATTGATGGCATCAGAGATGGCTTGTACCAAAGCATGCAGGTGCACACCAACCTGGTGCTGATGGGTCAGGATATTGCTGAATACGGCGGTGCATTCAAAATCACTGAAGGATTTGTTCAGGAGTTTGGTAAAGCCAGAGTACGGAATACGCCTTTGTGCGAAAGTGCTATTGTAGGCTCGGCTTTGGGTTTATCACTTGAAGGGTACAAGAGCATGATGGAAATGCAGTTTGCCGATTTTGTAACGGTGGGCTTCAACCAAATCATCAACAACCTGGCAAAAATTTATTACCGCTGGGGGCAAAATGCCGATGTGGTGATTCGAATGCCCACAGGTGCTGGTGTGGGAGCCGGTCCTTTTCATAGCCAAAGCAATGAAGCATGGTTTACGCATACACCCGGCTTAAAAGTGGTGTATCCATCTACTCCCGCCGATGCCAAGGGCTTGATGATTGCTGCCATCAACGATCCGAATCCCGTGATGTTTTTCGAGCACAAAGCTTTGTACCGTAGTGTGAGTGGTTATGTGCCGTCGCATTATTATGAAGTAGAAATTGGTAAAGCCCGTGTGGTTCAGGAAGGGGATGATATCTCCATCATTACTTATGGTAGTGGTGTGCATTGGGCCATGGAATATCAGCAGCGTCACATGAATGTATCGCTGCACATTTTGGACTTGCGGAGTTTGCTGCCGCTGGATTACAGTGCCATTCGGGAAGCGGTGCAAGCTACGGGCAAAGTGCTCATTTTGCATGAAGACAACTTGCTCGGCGGCATTGGTGGCGAAATCAGTGCGTGGATCAGTGAGCATTGTTTTGATATGCTGGATGCACCGGTAGTGCGTTGCGCTTCGCTGGATACACCCATTCCGTTCAACATCGAACTCGAACAACAATACCTCGCCAAAAGCCGCTTGGATGCAGCTGTGAAAAAGCTGATGAAATATTGA
- a CDS encoding phage holin family protein: MKLWIARVLISAVVIVFLAWLLPGVAVASSWKAVLAAVVLSLINSFIKPVLVLLTLPVTIVTLGLFLFVVNALMVLLAANWIDGFRVDGFWWALLFSFLLSIINSWLQGWLLSSHQQEE; encoded by the coding sequence ATGAAACTCTGGATAGCACGGGTATTGATTTCGGCAGTGGTGATTGTTTTTCTGGCCTGGTTGCTACCCGGTGTAGCAGTAGCCAGCAGCTGGAAAGCGGTATTGGCAGCAGTGGTGTTGTCACTCATCAATTCTTTCATAAAGCCGGTACTCGTGTTGCTCACCTTGCCCGTTACCATTGTTACCCTTGGGTTGTTTTTGTTTGTGGTAAATGCACTCATGGTACTGCTGGCTGCCAACTGGATTGATGGCTTTCGGGTGGATGGTTTTTGGTGGGCCTTGCTGTTCAGTTTCCTCTTATCCATCATCAATTCATGGTTGCAAGGTTGGCTGCTGAGCAGTCACCAGCAAGAAGAATAA
- a CDS encoding sulfatase/phosphatase domain-containing protein: MNRNGSKLKKYYAGVSASYEKVKADSNKLTEWKYQRYLKDYLATAKSMDRNIGRVLNYLDSAGLSNETIVVYASDRGFYLGEHGWFDKRFMYEESMRTPLLMRYPKHIQPGTQVPQLVMNMDLAPTLLQLAGVPVPADIQGKSMVPLWQKKSDTNTWRSSLYYHYYEYPEPHRVAPHIGIRTAQYKLIFFYGPFEQWELYDLGSDPSEMKNIAQLPAMAAVKASLQQALLQLARDYEDKEAVQLLQKAMVTTK; encoded by the coding sequence ATGAACCGCAACGGCAGCAAGCTGAAAAAATATTATGCAGGTGTTTCAGCGTCGTACGAAAAAGTTAAAGCCGACAGCAATAAACTGACCGAGTGGAAATACCAACGCTACCTGAAAGATTATCTCGCCACTGCCAAATCAATGGACAGAAATATTGGCCGGGTGCTCAATTATTTGGACAGTGCAGGACTCAGCAATGAAACCATTGTGGTGTATGCATCAGATCGGGGTTTTTATTTGGGTGAACACGGCTGGTTCGACAAACGCTTTATGTATGAAGAAAGCATGCGAACGCCTTTGCTGATGCGGTATCCCAAGCACATTCAGCCGGGTACACAAGTGCCGCAATTGGTAATGAATATGGATTTGGCACCCACATTACTGCAATTGGCAGGAGTGCCGGTGCCAGCTGATATTCAGGGTAAAAGCATGGTGCCACTGTGGCAAAAAAAGAGCGACACAAACACATGGCGGTCTTCGTTGTACTATCACTATTACGAGTATCCAGAGCCACATCGGGTGGCGCCGCATATTGGCATTCGAACCGCACAGTACAAACTCATTTTCTTTTACGGACCGTTTGAGCAGTGGGAGTTGTACGATTTGGGCAGCGATCCTTCGGAAATGAAAAACATAGCGCAGCTGCCTGCCATGGCTGCTGTGAAAGCATCGCTACAGCAGGCTTTGCTACAACTGGCCCGTGACTATGAAGACAAAGAAGCAGTGCAGCTGTTGCAAAAAGCAATGGTTACAACAAAGTAA
- a CDS encoding sulfatase-like hydrolase/transferase has translation MPFRKLIVGCVLLAATAQAQQKRPNIVVIFSDDHAQQSISAYGSKLMQTPAIDRLAKEGALFSNSFVTNSICAPSRAVLLTGKYGHKSGLIDNSAGRRFDGSQQQIQKLLAAQGYQTAWIGKWHLQTLPQGFQHWHILPDQGHYYNPDFINMNNDTLRHEGYVSTVITDFSLDWLRQQTAADKPFFW, from the coding sequence ATGCCATTCAGAAAATTGATTGTGGGTTGTGTACTGCTGGCAGCTACTGCACAGGCACAGCAAAAGCGCCCCAATATTGTGGTCATCTTTTCCGACGATCATGCGCAGCAATCTATTAGTGCTTACGGCAGCAAACTGATGCAAACACCCGCCATCGACCGGCTGGCAAAAGAAGGGGCTTTGTTTAGCAACAGTTTTGTGACCAACTCTATTTGTGCTCCCAGCAGAGCGGTGTTGCTCACGGGTAAATACGGCCACAAATCGGGCCTGATAGACAACAGCGCCGGTAGAAGATTTGATGGCAGCCAGCAACAAATACAAAAACTGCTGGCGGCACAAGGCTACCAAACCGCATGGATTGGTAAATGGCATTTGCAAACATTGCCGCAGGGTTTTCAGCACTGGCATATACTGCCCGATCAGGGCCATTATTACAATCCCGATTTCATCAACATGAACAACGATACCCTGCGCCACGAAGGGTATGTTTCAACTGTCATCACAGATTTTTCTTTGGATTGGCTGCGGCAACAAACAGCAGCCGACAAACCTTTTTTCTGGTGA
- a CDS encoding bifunctional metallophosphatase/5'-nucleotidase: MSSIKRENYARKRRAFLQQAGSLGLALGLGPGIAKAATTGALAAGDDAMPTPTDERFTISILQTTDVHCQLHAHDELFWENDEAVFRKTGGYAHLATYLKKARKNNPHTFVLDTGDMFQGSELSVKTTGKAMVPILNALHYDLYLPGNWEVIYYKQAMQHLLGSLQAPKICANMYHDVGHGQKGELIFQPYHIWHVNGVKIGFLGYTDPLVPLRQSPNYSKGIIYTKPEENLAHYVQVLKEQEQCAYVLMIAHLGLSQQIHLANLPECAGVDYILGGDTHERVRTPIQCRYAKVVEPGAFGSFVGKLNLTIEKGKVVADDYELVEIDSKKYAADKNMLSLIQANEQPFADSMHRVIGYSSLPLYRYFVVENTIDTLILNALDWQLPEVDIVLSNGFRFCPPRTTPDHTGNIPITEGYLFDMLPVDSTVRTATATGKQILDWLEKELNNVFAANAAERFGGWVIKFKGMQVSFKAFAEKGKRVQSVTVAGQPMVPDKLYTLCACERDGDPQDMLCRIKGVTNARNTAYTLHSVMKNYLATNSPVKPTPPLSAKILDAPQNLLTQVHGVEYMFR; the protein is encoded by the coding sequence ATGTCATCCATCAAGAGGGAAAACTATGCCCGTAAGCGAAGGGCTTTTTTACAACAAGCTGGTAGCCTTGGGTTGGCACTGGGCCTTGGGCCAGGCATAGCAAAAGCCGCTACCACAGGGGCTTTGGCAGCAGGCGACGATGCCATGCCAACACCCACAGATGAACGCTTTACCATTAGCATATTGCAAACCACTGATGTGCATTGCCAGCTGCATGCACACGACGAATTGTTTTGGGAAAATGATGAAGCAGTGTTTCGCAAAACCGGTGGCTATGCACATTTGGCTACCTATCTTAAAAAAGCCAGAAAAAATAACCCGCATACATTTGTGCTCGACACGGGAGATATGTTTCAGGGAAGTGAGCTGTCGGTAAAAACGACCGGCAAGGCCATGGTGCCTATTTTAAATGCCCTGCACTATGATTTGTACCTGCCCGGCAATTGGGAAGTGATTTACTACAAGCAAGCCATGCAGCACTTGCTGGGCTCACTACAGGCACCGAAAATTTGTGCCAATATGTACCACGATGTGGGCCATGGCCAAAAAGGCGAACTCATTTTTCAGCCTTATCATATCTGGCATGTCAACGGCGTAAAGATTGGCTTTTTGGGCTACACCGATCCGCTGGTGCCATTGCGCCAATCGCCCAATTACAGCAAGGGCATTATTTACACCAAGCCCGAAGAAAACCTGGCGCATTATGTACAAGTGCTGAAAGAGCAAGAGCAATGTGCGTATGTGCTGATGATAGCACACCTTGGCTTGTCGCAACAAATACACCTGGCCAACCTGCCCGAATGCGCCGGGGTAGATTACATACTCGGCGGCGATACACATGAACGGGTACGAACACCCATACAATGCCGCTATGCCAAAGTGGTGGAGCCTGGTGCCTTTGGCTCATTTGTGGGCAAACTCAACCTGACTATTGAAAAAGGGAAAGTGGTAGCTGATGACTACGAACTGGTAGAAATAGACAGCAAGAAATATGCAGCTGATAAAAACATGCTGTCATTGATACAAGCCAATGAGCAGCCTTTTGCAGATAGCATGCATCGGGTAATTGGTTATAGCAGCTTGCCCTTGTACCGCTACTTTGTGGTGGAAAATACCATCGATACCCTCATCCTGAATGCACTCGATTGGCAGCTGCCAGAAGTAGATATTGTATTGTCAAATGGCTTCCGGTTTTGCCCGCCCCGCACCACGCCCGATCATACAGGAAACATACCGATAACGGAAGGCTACTTGTTCGACATGCTTCCAGTAGACAGCACAGTAAGAACGGCCACAGCTACGGGCAAGCAAATACTCGATTGGTTGGAGAAAGAATTGAACAATGTGTTTGCTGCCAACGCTGCCGAACGCTTCGGTGGTTGGGTCATCAAGTTCAAAGGCATGCAGGTAAGTTTTAAGGCTTTTGCTGAAAAAGGGAAAAGGGTGCAATCTGTTACAGTTGCCGGTCAACCCATGGTGCCTGATAAATTGTATACACTTTGTGCCTGCGAAAGAGATGGTGATCCGCAGGATATGCTCTGCCGTATAAAAGGAGTAACAAATGCCCGCAACACTGCTTACACGCTGCATTCCGTTATGAAAAATTATCTGGCGACAAACTCACCGGTAAAGCCCACGCCGCCACTCTCTGCCAAAATATTGGACGCCCCGCAAAACCTGCTGACACAGGTGCATGGAGTGGAGTATATGTTTAGGTAG
- a CDS encoding TetR/AcrR family transcriptional regulator encodes MEAQQLILEKAFELFKRYGIRSVSMDDIASQCGMSKKTLYQHFADKDTLMHIILVHMVSKSESQCCTIEQKSENAVHEIFLFIDMLQEMFEGINPIMLFDLHKYHQMAYKKLNDHKQQFIYSITKKNIERGIAEGLFRPDINVEIMTHLHLHTISMTFEQEILPRQKYSLVDIQMEVMLHYVYGLATPKGVKLIEKYKQQRTQRAA; translated from the coding sequence ATGGAAGCTCAACAACTCATTTTAGAAAAAGCCTTCGAACTTTTTAAGCGCTACGGCATCCGCAGCGTATCGATGGATGACATTGCCTCGCAATGTGGCATGAGCAAAAAAACGCTTTATCAGCACTTTGCTGATAAGGACACGCTGATGCACATTATACTGGTACACATGGTGAGCAAAAGCGAAAGCCAGTGCTGTACCATTGAGCAAAAGAGTGAAAATGCCGTTCACGAAATCTTTTTGTTCATAGACATGTTGCAGGAAATGTTTGAGGGCATCAATCCCATTATGCTGTTTGACCTGCACAAGTACCACCAGATGGCGTACAAAAAACTGAACGACCACAAGCAGCAATTCATTTACAGCATTACCAAAAAAAATATTGAAAGAGGTATTGCAGAAGGGCTGTTCCGTCCCGACATTAATGTCGAGATCATGACACACCTGCATTTGCACACCATTTCAATGACGTTTGAGCAAGAAATACTGCCTCGCCAGAAGTATAGCTTGGTAGACATACAAATGGAAGTGATGCTTCACTACGTGTATGGCCTGGCTACACCCAAAGGCGTAAAGCTGATTGAGAAATACAAACAACAACGTACACAGCGGGCAGCCTGA
- a CDS encoding TolC family protein has translation MKSLLTSVVCATLALTSLSVFAQQQPAAPTVHRISAAEATTLALKQRAEIKNAQIDILNQDAYNKEITGAALPQIKGTAGITRNFRIPITVLPDFISPSVYGVLEKEDVRDGQGNPVKFDGVVNTFPAAFGVPWQASLGVSVQQLLFQPDVFIGLKARDGAMELYRNQLLIAEDSVKSNVLQSYYGVLIAEKGLSYARESKARLQKLYNDQVQLYANGFIEKLDVDKTKVSLNNIGTAEARTKNLVSLTYSALKFALGLPQSDSLVLTDTLSVADLTKEVLAMENDFKYENRNEIKTLMTSQELLGLQVRRFKLNAYPTVAAFWNMQTNAQRQKFDIFARERWFFANIAGLSVSVPIADGWQRRNRLKQAQYALDKSNINMDRFKQAIDLQIVSARTNLTNAIAQLNDEVENKALAEKVYNTTKLKYEQGMGNNFELLQTDTELQTAQNNYYQALYNAVIAKISYYRALGKL, from the coding sequence ATGAAATCACTTTTGACATCCGTTGTATGTGCAACGCTTGCCCTCACCAGTCTATCGGTTTTTGCCCAACAGCAGCCCGCAGCACCCACCGTGCACCGCATTTCTGCTGCTGAGGCTACCACACTGGCACTGAAGCAAAGAGCAGAAATTAAAAATGCGCAAATAGACATCCTGAATCAGGATGCTTACAACAAAGAAATAACCGGGGCGGCGCTACCACAGATAAAAGGTACTGCCGGCATCACCCGAAACTTCAGGATTCCGATTACTGTATTGCCCGACTTCATTTCTCCTTCGGTCTATGGTGTACTGGAGAAAGAAGATGTGCGGGATGGACAAGGCAACCCCGTGAAGTTTGATGGCGTGGTCAACACATTCCCTGCAGCATTTGGTGTGCCCTGGCAGGCATCATTGGGCGTATCAGTGCAGCAGTTGCTGTTTCAACCCGATGTATTCATTGGCCTGAAAGCCCGTGACGGCGCCATGGAACTCTACCGCAATCAACTGCTGATTGCAGAAGACAGCGTAAAATCAAACGTGCTGCAATCTTATTACGGCGTGTTGATTGCCGAAAAAGGATTGTCGTATGCCCGTGAAAGCAAAGCCCGTTTGCAAAAGTTGTATAACGATCAGGTGCAGCTGTATGCCAATGGCTTTATTGAAAAACTGGATGTAGACAAAACCAAAGTAAGCCTCAACAACATCGGCACGGCCGAAGCCCGTACCAAAAACCTGGTAAGTCTCACCTACAGTGCGTTGAAGTTTGCACTGGGCCTGCCCCAATCAGATTCACTTGTATTGACCGATACCTTGTCTGTAGCCGATTTGACCAAAGAAGTATTGGCCATGGAAAATGATTTCAAATACGAAAACCGCAATGAAATCAAAACCTTGATGACCAGTCAGGAATTACTCGGCCTTCAGGTTCGCCGGTTCAAGCTCAATGCCTACCCTACTGTTGCCGCATTTTGGAACATGCAAACGAATGCCCAACGTCAGAAGTTCGACATCTTCGCCAGAGAACGTTGGTTCTTTGCCAACATTGCCGGCCTTAGTGTAAGCGTACCCATCGCGGATGGTTGGCAGCGCCGCAACCGATTAAAGCAGGCTCAATATGCACTCGACAAGAGCAACATCAACATGGATCGCTTTAAGCAAGCCATCGATTTGCAAATTGTATCGGCACGTACCAACCTTACCAATGCCATTGCCCAACTCAACGATGAAGTAGAAAACAAAGCACTGGCTGAAAAAGTGTACAACACCACCAAGCTCAAGTATGAGCAAGGCATGGGCAACAACTTTGAATTGCTGCAAACCGATACAGAACTTCAAACAGCACAGAACAATTATTATCAGGCATTGTACAATGCTGTAATTGCTAAAATCAGTTACTACAGAGCCTTAGGCAAACTCTAA
- a CDS encoding efflux RND transporter periplasmic adaptor subunit, with protein sequence MKPFLTKSLLVLALATLVVACGESKKEVAGKLGEKKAELAKLQSESAKLLEQITKLEEEISKLDTGATKVESSKLIAVTAVAPQDFNHYIELQGRVDADDISFVTPRGMGGQVKALYVKQGDIVSKGQLLLKLDDRVITQQIEQLKSQLNFAEDIYKRRQNLWKQGIGSEVELLSAKNNVDNLNKQIDLVKEQLNMTNVYAEVSGFVNTMNARVGQVFQGITGATPDITIVNTSRLKVITDVPENYLSKVNKGSRVEISIPDISKNFTSNISFISASINPASRGFATEARLPADASIKPNQLALVRILDYAAPNAMVVPVNLVQSDEKGKYVFVAVTEKDGMVARKKPVVVGQVQGDFVEIKTGLVAGDQLVSQGYQGLYNGQKVSLN encoded by the coding sequence ATGAAACCATTTCTCACAAAATCCTTGTTGGTACTGGCGCTGGCCACACTGGTAGTAGCCTGTGGCGAAAGCAAAAAAGAAGTCGCCGGCAAGCTGGGCGAAAAGAAAGCCGAACTGGCCAAATTACAATCTGAATCTGCCAAACTGCTGGAGCAAATTACCAAACTGGAAGAGGAAATTTCCAAGCTGGATACTGGTGCTACCAAAGTTGAATCGAGCAAACTGATTGCTGTAACAGCAGTAGCCCCGCAAGATTTCAACCACTACATTGAGCTGCAGGGCCGTGTAGATGCCGACGATATTTCGTTTGTAACACCCCGTGGTATGGGCGGTCAGGTAAAAGCGTTGTATGTAAAGCAGGGCGACATTGTGAGCAAAGGTCAACTGCTGCTGAAGCTTGATGACCGTGTTATCACTCAGCAAATAGAGCAGCTGAAATCACAGCTCAACTTTGCAGAAGACATTTACAAACGCCGTCAAAACTTGTGGAAGCAGGGCATTGGCAGCGAAGTAGAATTGCTGAGTGCCAAAAACAACGTCGATAATCTGAACAAGCAGATTGATTTGGTAAAAGAGCAACTCAACATGACCAATGTGTATGCAGAAGTGAGCGGTTTTGTAAACACCATGAATGCCCGTGTTGGCCAGGTGTTTCAGGGTATAACCGGTGCTACGCCTGATATTACCATTGTCAATACCAGCCGTCTGAAAGTGATCACAGATGTTCCTGAAAACTACCTATCGAAAGTGAACAAGGGCAGCCGCGTTGAAATCAGCATTCCTGATATCAGCAAAAACTTCACTTCTAACATCAGCTTTATTTCAGCTTCTATCAACCCCGCCAGCCGTGGTTTTGCTACCGAGGCCCGTCTGCCGGCCGATGCGTCTATCAAACCTAACCAGCTTGCATTGGTGCGTATACTCGACTATGCCGCACCCAATGCGATGGTAGTGCCGGTAAACCTGGTGCAGAGCGATGAGAAAGGCAAATACGTATTTGTAGCTGTAACAGAAAAAGATGGTATGGTAGCCCGTAAAAAGCCCGTGGTTGTAGGTCAGGTGCAAGGCGATTTTGTTGAAATCAAAACAGGTCTGGTAGCAGGAGATCAATTGGTATCTCAAGGTTATCAGGGATTGTACAATGGTCAAAAAGTTTCGTTGAACTAA
- a CDS encoding efflux RND transporter permease subunit yields MTALEKLKAELAKIKEFKPTTWSVKNKTSIYLMMLFITIWGVYQFVTLPKEQFPDIVVPTVYVQTVYVGNSPKDIENLVTRPIEKQLKGMSGVKVKKITSTSLQDFSAVIIEFDTDVNVDAAVQKVKDAVDKAKKDLPNDLTQLPTVQEISFSEFPIMYVNVSGNYDLVKLKEYADRLKDRIEELPEITRVDLVGAP; encoded by the coding sequence GTGACTGCACTAGAAAAACTGAAAGCAGAACTGGCGAAAATAAAAGAATTTAAGCCCACCACCTGGTCGGTGAAAAACAAGACATCTATCTACCTGATGATGTTGTTTATCACCATCTGGGGCGTGTACCAGTTCGTGACCCTGCCCAAAGAACAGTTCCCCGATATTGTAGTGCCTACCGTGTACGTGCAAACGGTGTACGTGGGCAACTCTCCCAAAGACATTGAAAACCTTGTGACCCGCCCCATCGAAAAACAATTGAAGGGCATGAGTGGTGTGAAGGTGAAAAAAATCACCAGCACATCGTTGCAAGATTTCTCCGCCGTTATCATTGAATTTGATACCGACGTAAACGTAGATGCAGCGGTACAAAAAGTGAAGGATGCCGTGGACAAAGCCAAGAAGGATTTGCCCAACGACCTTACACAATTGCCTACCGTGCAGGAAATCAGTTTCTCTGAATTCCCCATCATGTATGTAAACGTGAGTGGCAACTATGATTTGGTGAAACTGAAAGAATATGCCGACCGTTTGAAAGACCGCATCGAAGAGCTGCCAGAAATTACGAGGGTAGACCTCGTAGGTGCTCCCTGA